The following are from one region of the Procambarus clarkii isolate CNS0578487 chromosome 52, FALCON_Pclarkii_2.0, whole genome shotgun sequence genome:
- the LOC123763562 gene encoding nicotinamide riboside kinase 1, with protein MVEWLVVGISGVTCSGKSTLARRLHHTLPSPSTLLNQDYYFYPEGSSHHIPAPAGLNHHNWEVITSIDVDTMLKDVRDIVRSPPSQLKAPTTLELVSRGEGTSSNLDSAGGRPVLVIDGFLLFSHPEVWEVCDLRYFLTLTREQCWERRQRRQYEPPDPPGYFHQCVWPEYEQHRQYVNKLDGIIYLDGMVPSDDTYTIVFQDIINHLKKRA; from the coding sequence ATGGTCGAGTGGCTGGTAGTGGGAATCTCTGGGGTGACGTGCAGTGGGAAGTCGACTCTGGCGCGCCGCCTCCACCATACACTCCCTTCACCATCCACACTCCTCAACCAGGACTACTACTTCTACCCTGAGGGATCCTCTCACCACATACCAGCGCCGGCCGGCCTTAACCACCATAACTGGGAAGTTATTACCAGCATTGACGTAGACACAATGTTGAAAGATGTCCGCGATATTGTACGATCTCCGCCATCACAGTTAAAGGCACCCACCACGCTTGAGCTCGTCTCAAGAGGGGAAGGGACGTCAAGTAATCTTGATTCAGCAGGTGGTCGACCAGTGCTTGTTATTGACGGGTTCCTGTTGTTTTCTCATCCTGAGGTATGGGAGGTGTGTGACCTGCGGTACTTCCTGACCCTGACCCGGGAGCAGTGCTGGGAACGCCGTCAGCGCCGTCAGTACGAGCCCCCGGACCCCCCGGGATACTTCCACCAGTGTGTCTGGCCCGAGTATGAGCAGCACCGGCAGTATGTCAACAAGCTGGACGGTATAATCTACCTTGATGGTATGGTTCCTTCTGATGACACATACACAATTGTCTTCCAAGATATTATTAACCATTTAAAGAAGAGGGCTTAA